The Cucurbita pepo subsp. pepo cultivar mu-cu-16 chromosome LG08, ASM280686v2, whole genome shotgun sequence genome contains a region encoding:
- the LOC111799706 gene encoding uncharacterized protein LOC111799706, with amino-acid sequence MADALLCNASFSSAFLARRSSSMASLSLSSKPSVLRTRRFSSSANSRTRFSRIYALTSNDIKVGTNIEVDGAPWRVLEFLHVKPGKGAAFVRTKIRNYVSGNTVERTFRAGSSLDEANVYKEVKQFTYKDGSQFVFMDLSTYEEIRLNAADVGDRTKWLKEGMDCIVLFWNGKVIDFEVPNTIQLTVVDVDPGLKGDTAQGGSKPATLETGAVVNVPLFVNVGDSIVVDTRTGQYTSRA; translated from the exons ATGGCTGACGCTCTCCTCTGTAATGCCTCGTTCTCTTCTGCTTTTCTCGCCCGCCGCTCATCGTCAATGGCCTCGCTTTCGCTCTCTTCGAAGCCGTCTGTTCTCCGAACCCGGCGGTTTTCTTCCTCGGCTAATTCGCGTACCAGATTTTCGA GGATTTATGCGTTAACTAGCAACGACATCAAGGTTGGCACCAATATTGAAGTGGATGGAGCTCCTTGGCGGGTTTTAG AGTTCCTTCATGTTAAACCCGGCAAAGGAGCAGCGTTTGTAAGGACCAAAATTCGCAATTATGTATCAGGAAATACGGTTGAGAGAACTTTTCGAGCAGGAAGCTCG CTTGATGAGGCCAATGTATACAAGGAAGTCAAGCAGTTCACATACAAAGATGGTTCTCAGTTTGTTTTCATGGATCTG AGTACGTATGAAGAAATACGCCTAAATGCAGCCGACGTTGGTGATAGGACAAAGTGGCTGAAAGAAGGAATGGACTGCATCGTATTGTTTTGGAATGGGAAG GTTATTGATTTTGAGGTTCCCAACACAATTCAATTGACTGTGGTTGACGTTGATCCTGGGCTGAAAGGGGACACTGCACAAG GTGGATCAAAGCCCGCAACTCTTGAAACTGGAGCCGTTGTTAATGTCCCTCTGTTTGTAAACGTTGGCGATAGCATAGTGGTAGATACCAGGACTGGCCAATACACTAGCCGGGCGTGA
- the LOC111800645 gene encoding uncharacterized protein LOC111800645: protein MAMRGDCFLALFFCYAVVSEVTNASLWDSRKLLDPASKDNSTGTSPVLPLISPNSSTNHSDSAPVDGKKQRESPPPAPNNSSSNLDSKGLNNSSSGSSHNVSEAGNGKPLDTNKGNRTEGGLQSSNREICDGVPDNKKCRDQKKLVACIQSNIIESKDLAVLVLNKGEDTLDVNVTGGNFFKGLKILKHHSKRITIPLTTLKDTKLVLDAGNGECVLYTSPLVSGEDLFLHLPSFDQLVTPVNGAYFLILAVLIFGGSWACFKLRRRQAGGIPYQELEMALPESSSAVKVETAEGWDQGWDDDWDEENAVKSPGGRHIGSISANGLTARPNKDGWENDWDV from the exons ATGGCGATGCGCGGAGATTGCTTTCTGGCATTGTTTTTCTGTTATGCAGTTGTTTCGGAGGTGACCAATGCGTCGCTTTGGGATTCAAGAAAGTTGTTAGACCCGGCTTCAAAAGATAACTCTACCGGAACGTCACCT GTTTTGCCTCTCATCAGTCCGAATTCTTCTACGAATCACTCGGATTCTGCACCCGTTGATGGAAAGAAGCAACGTGAATCACCCCCGCCTGCACCGAACAACTCATCGTCTAATCTGGATTCGAAAGGACTCAATAATTCGAGTTCTGGTAGTTCGCATAATGTTAGCGAGGCTGGTAATGGTAAGCCTTTGGACACAAACAAGGGAAACAGGACTGAAGGCGGTCTTCAATCAAGTAATCGTGAAATTTGTGATGGTGTACCCGACAACAAGAAGTGCAGGGACCAGAAGAAGTTGGTTGCTTGCATTCAAAGTAATATAATTG AGTCCAAAGATTTGGCTGTTCTAGTCCTGAACAAAGGAGAAGATACGCTAGATGTGAATGTTACTGGAGGAAACTTTTTCAAGGGgcttaagattttaaaacatcattCAAAAAGG ATCACCATTCCACTGACGACCTTAAAAGACACGAAATTAGTATTAGATGCTGGAAATGGGGAATGTGTGCTTTACACAAGCCCTCTTGTTTCTGGAGAAGACCTTTTTCTGCATCTCCCTTCATTTGACCAGCTAGTAACACCAGTCAACGGTGCTTACTTCTTAATTCTTGCAGTCCTAATCTTTGGGGGGTCCTGGGCTTGCTTCAAGCTTAGGAGGAGACAAGCGGGCGGTATCCCATATCAAGAGCTTGAAATGGCACTGCCAGAATCTTCCTCAGCTGTCAAAGTTGAAACTGCTGAAGGTTGGGATCAGGGTTGGGATGATGACTGGGATGAAGAAAACGCTGTGAAATCGCCAGGGGGACGCCATATTGGAAGCATTTCAGCTAATGGCCTTACTGCTAGACCCAACAAAGATGGGTGGGAGAATGATTGGGATGTTTAG